AAGTAGGATAGAATTTTTGGAGATTAAGTGTTTTTTAAAAAAAGACGAGTCTACTATTTTATTTATGTCCTATGGAAAAACAAAGTCAAAAAATGATTTTTCAATAGTATCGTTTAGCTTGATTGATTTTTCATCAAGAGAATTGTTTGAACTCTCTGATCTTAAAATAAAAAATGAAAAGCTTTATTTTACAGCTTTTATAGTAAAACATGATCAATGGTTTTTTCTTTGTCAACAAGATAGATATCATATTGTTGTTTACAGCCTAGGTCCTGGCGATAATTTGGAATTATACAAAAAAATAAGAGGTGTTGTTATAAAACCAATAATAGGATTGATTAATCAAGGGGTTCAAATCAAAGTTTGTACAGATATTAATATGAAAAAATCAGAATTGATCTCTATAAATATTTAGCTTTTATGCCTAAAAACAGAGGAAAAGAAGGAAAAGACAATAAGTTATTCGGACAAGCATTTATGCAGCGAAAAATGAAAGAAGCGGTAAATGATATGTCGTTTTTATTAGAAAGAGGTTATGGAGAATCGTCTTCTTGTGAGTTGGTAGGGAATCGATATAAGTTAAGCAAACGCCAACAACAAGCCATTAAAGGAATGGCAGCTGGAAATACTGCTGTTAAAAATAGAGAAGAGAAGCTACTTTTTAAGGAGAATCTTAAAAATAAGGAAATCATTATTGATGGATTTAATCAGGTTATTTTGCTAGAAAGTATGTTGTCGAGTGCGTATTTGTTTAAAGGAAAAGATACTGCATATAGAGATTTATCTTCTTTGCATGGAACCTATAAAAGTGTGAGTCAAACAAGCAAAGCTGTTGAAATGATAGGTGACTTACTACATCGTTTTGAAGTAGCTAAGGTAATTTGGTGTTTTGATAAACCGGTTTCTAATAGTGGGCGTATGAAAACAAAATTGTTAGCACTGGCTGAAGAAAAGCAATACAATTGGGAGGTTATTTTAGAGAATAATCCCGATAAAGTAATTGCTAATAGTAATTATGTAGCTATTACTTCTGATGCATGGATTTTAGATCGAGTTACAAACTGGTATAATTTAATGGATGATGTGATTCCGGAAGAATACCAGTTTTTAATTAGTTGTTAGGGAAGAAATTAAAAAATGGAAAAGGAAATTTTGTTTCATAAACTAGTTGAGGTACAAAACTATTTCAAACAGGAAAAAGAAAAGCATTATCTAGTTGCATGTAAAGAAGAACATTTAGAATGTTTTGCTGAAAGTTTAGTCAATAAAAGCAGTATTGTAGAATTAAATGCTCCTTATTTTGAAGAAGAAATAATTATTGATAGAAGCATATGTGTTGATTCGTTTTCTTTTTTAAACGAGAAAATGGAACTTTTGAAAACAGTTAAGCACTTTGAAAAAACAATGATCAATGATTTTTTGATTGTACTAGGACAAAGATTAACTTCTGCTACCATAAGAACAGAAGAAGGATTACCTCCTTTAGACCAAGAAGTGTTTAAGGTGAGTTTTAATTCCTATAACACTCAAATTAGTAAAGCCGTGAGAGCATTTGAAAAACATTCAGAAAGAACAAAAAATAGTTTTTGGGGAGTTATAAAGGGGAATCCTTGTGAAAAAGAAGAAAAAGTAAAGGAATTATTATGGCATATACTTCAACATAAAACTTGGTGGAATGTTTTTTATCATTACAAACATGAATTGATTTATGAAGTACGAATCTCGTCTGGACATGGAGCGAGATGGAAGAAAAATAATTTAGAATTTATTGGGTTTGTAGAGCCTTTTCTCAACTCTAAAACTTAATTTAAAATCAATCTAATAGAAAAAATCAAATAAAAATATCATATTTGCAATAGTTCATTGAAATGGCTTTCTAATTTTATGAGATATGTAAGACAATAGTGTTTTACATAATTTATAAAATGTAATTATTGTGAATTGGAAAATTCAAAAATTAAATAATGGAGAAATCATTATTTCAAAAGAGCCAGGTAATTCTATGTTACCTATTTTAAAATCAAAACAACCGGTAAAGTTAAAACCAATTAGTTGGGAAGAATGTGAGGTTGGAGATATTGTTTATTGTAAAGTTCGTGGAAACTGCTTTACACATCTTGTAAAAGGAAAAAACAATAAAAGAGGTTTGTTAATAGGAAATAACCATGGAAGAATTAATGGATGGACTAAAAATGTATATGGAATTGTAGTAGAAATATTACCAATGCCATAGGCATTTCAGAAAAGAAAGATAATAGAGAATATAGCTTCTCACACATTTTATAAATTATAATAAAAACAAAATATAACCTATGCGCATGCAATTAATACACATATCGGACGCTGAGAAGCGATTTTTATGTCGTTACCAATAGGTTATTGTAGTATAAAATCACTAAAAAGCGTCCAAGTTTAAAATTTGGACGTTTTTTTTATGAAAAATTTTCAGGCTGTTGAAAAAAGAGTTGCCCGTACTACATAACTAACTACCAGTAGGTTACTAATCTGAAGAAATTCGGACAGGAATTGTATACTTTAAATACAAGGTAAGTAACTGAAAATCAGAAAAATAAATTCAAAAAATATTTGTGTAGTTCAAAAATCCCTTTCATATTTGCATCGCAATTCAAGCAAAACAAGAGTACAGTTTTAACTACTATGTTTATAATTATCAGGGGAGTCTGGTTTTTATATAAGAAAAATAGAAAGTAAAGCTTAACACATTAAAACGAAGTAAACATGTTAAAATATCAATTAAACATTAGTACAGTAATAGAACCAGGTTCTTTTGTACACATGCTTCGCGATTTTCTTCATAAATAGAAATTACTATAACTTATATATGAGAAATCCGAAGCCTAATTAAAGTTTCGGATTTTTTTATGCCTTTTTAAATAGCCTAGTTTAAAATTCGAAACAATCATTCGACCTTAACCTTTATTGATAAGGTGTTTTATGTATGGGAAATTCCAATTGCTATATGCGATTGAATTTTACCAGTGGGAAAATAGTAGCCTAAATGAAAAAGTAATAAGTAGTAATAGTTGCTAAACATTAAGAGGCTTTACAAGAAAAAATAATCTAGTAAAGAACTTTTAAAAATGAAAAAGAATTGGAATATAAACAAGGTACAAAAAGAGGAAAGAAGTTTTTTAAACCTGGTAGATAAAAAATACCAAGAGTTTAATATGCCAACACGATACAAAGGAACAATTGACTCAATGCTTCAAGAGTTTTTTTCGAAAACTAGTAGAAAAAGACATGTATGGAAAAGAGAAGTTTTCAAAAGACTTTTGGTTCACTTGTATAATCAAAAATGTTATGGATTACTTAGAAACTATAATAGTGTAGAAGTTTTACATAATATAAGTTCTTTTGGTAATAGAATAGCAAGAACGATAGAAGATTGGGAGCGTAAAAGTTTACATAAAGAAGAGCAATTAAGATCATTAATAAGACACTGTTTTACCATATATGAAACACCTCGTTTTCTTGAAAGTTCATTTTTTGGAGCTGAGAAAAAATACATGCTTTGGTATGTGCAGTTAGGAAAAGGGAAAAGTGTTAAAGAGCTGAGTCAAATGCCAGTAAACTTAACGAGTAAAATGGCACATGAGTTTAGAAATGCTCCAGCATATTTTTTGGTAGATGAAGCTTTGAGATATGCACAAGCCATAGGTTATGGAGCATCAAGAGAAAAGGCAAAGATGATTTCATCTTCGAGGCTTTCAATTATTAGAGCAAATGAAGAAGTGTTTTGGGCTTCAGTAGTTCATTTTTTTGTTAGACAGGAAAATCTAAAAAAAGACGAGTTGGATCTTGTGATTGATTATATCACATTTAAATATAGAGAAGACAAATCATTTTCTATGAAAAATAGAACCTTAGATGCTCTTGTAAATAGTACTAGAGAATGGCATAGAACTGTTTATGAAAATGAAAAAGAAGAGGTTTTGTATTGGAAGTCATCTGGAATAAAGCCTTTATACGTTGAAGAAATTGAAAATGGTAAGAAGGTTATTTATAAAACAATCGAGTTATTAAATTCAATGCAATTATATGATGAAGGATTTGAAATGCAACATTGTGTTGGTGAATATGATCATGATTGTAAAGTTAAAAATTGCACCATTTTTTCATTGCAAAAAATAGTAGAAGGAGCATCAATAGAACGTTTGGCAACAATTGAAGTAAGGTTACCAGAATATGAAATAGCTCAAGCAAAAGCTAAGTTTAATGATGTGCCAGATAAAAAGTCTTTTGAATTGATTGATACATGGATTGATAATTCACAAGTCAAAGCAAGAAAAAAGATGGACTATGAAAGGCAGTACTATGTAAATGATGGAGTTGTAGAGAATATACAATCAAATTCAGAGAATCAAGGAGCAATAATAGCAGCTGTAAAAATCATCTTGTGGCTGTTATATATCCTAATGAAGATGGCTGCGACAAGTTAAAAAAGAGAGATGATAATGTAATTTATGTTATCATCTCTTCAAAAGAAAAATAAAAAGATGGGAAAGAAATTAAAAGGAAAAGACCTAATCAATTTAGGCTTTCCAAAGAATAATAGCATAAACATCGCCTTAGGGCAAATTAACCGATATAGAAAAAAGGAAAAGAAAGAACGCATTTTAGAAGAAGCAAAAGACGTATTGCTTCATCCAGAAAAATATCAAGGAAATGCGATTTGGGGGAAAGTTGCAGAAGGTTTAACCAAACCAGTAGAAGTTAAAAAGCATCAATTGCGAAATACAAGAGCTCCATTTTCAATTTATGGAGAAAACGAAATTGATGAACAAGCAAAGTATCAGTTATACGATGCTTTAAAATTACCCATAGCCGTGCAAGGAGCTTTAATGCCCGATGCACATTCAGGGTACGGTTTGCCTATAGGCGGTGTATTAGCTACCGAAAATGCTGTAATTCCATACGGAGTGGGATTAGACATTGGTTGTAGAATGGCATTAAGCATATTTCCGATGAAGGCCTCTTATTTAAAAGGGAAGCAACATCAAATGGAAAACATATTAAAAGAGCACACCAAATTTGGAATGTATGAAACCCATGCTAAAAAACAAGATCATGAAATATTCGAGCGTAGAGAGTTTCAAGACATTCCTTTGGTGAAGAAGTTAAAGATGAAAGCATATAATCAACTAGGAACTTCGGGTGGTGGAAATCATTTTGTAGAATTCGGAATTGTAAACATCTCTGATGAAAACAATGAATTCAATGTTCCAGTTGGTGAATATGTTGGACTATTAACGCACAGTGGCTCGAGAGCTTTGGGAGCAAACATTGCTAAACACTATACTTATTTAGCAAGTAAGCAATGTCCGCTTCCCAAAAATGTACAACATTTAGCATGGTTGGATATGGATACACATGACGGACAAGAGTATTGGCTAGCTATGAACTTAGCTGGAGATTATGCAAAGGCATGTCATGATAATATTCATAAACGAATTGCAAAATTGTTAGGTATAAAACCATTAACAATGATTGAGAATCACCACAATTTTGCATGGAAAGAGAAGGTAAATGGAGAGGAACGTATTGTACACAGAAAGGGAGCAACACCTGCTAATAAAGGAGCATTAGGAATTATTCCAGGATCTATGACTGCGCCAGGATATATTGTTCGTGGTTTAGGAAATCAAGAAAGTTTACAATCAGCGTCACATGGAGCAGGGAGAAAACATTCTCGAAGAAAATGTAAAGAGAAATTTACCAAAAGCGATATCAAACATCAATTAAAGATGAATGGAGTAAGCTTAATTGGAGGAGGAGTAGACGAAGCACCTATGGCCTATAAGAACATTAAAAAAGTAATGGGAAATCAGCAAGAGTTGGTTGAGGTAGTAGGAACTTTTACTCCAAAGATTGTAAGAATGGATAAGTAGTATTCAAAGATTAAATGTGAATTAGAAATCGTCATTACGATGAGCAAAACTTTGTGAAGCGAAGAAGTAACCTGTTTATCAAATAGGGGATTACTTCCTTCCACTCACAATGATAACAGTAAAAAAAAGAAAAAGTTATGGGAGCAAATCATAATATAAAAAGATATGGAGAGGTATGGCCAGATTATAAAATAGAGTTTGGTCTTAAAATTTTAGAAAAATTAAAACAATGGATTGTAGTTTCAGGAGGTTGGGCCTGGCATTTTATGTCAGAAATGAACCACAAAGAGTTCAAACATGCACATGACCATAAGGACATAGACATTTTTGTGAATCCGAAAAATGTAGGAATTGTAATGCAAATTTTACTGGAGGATGGATTCGAAAAAGTTTGGACTAGATATGACCATATGCCGAGCAACGAAAATTTTAGACGCTATGAAAAAAAAGAATGGTTACCAACAGGAAAAGAAGTCAGAGTAACGATTGATTTTTTCGAATCCAAAACAATCGAAAGTGTTGAGGTAAATGGTTGGAATGTGGTTGAACCAAAGACCTTGTTAGGTTTTTATGCAAACATTCATACAAGTGATAAATGTTGGGCAGTAAAATCGGCTATTAAGCTTTTAGAAAAGGGAGAAAACCTGATTGGAAATCCATTGTTGTCAAAAATCCCGTTGATGGGAATAACATAAAAAATGGAAACAAAAGTAATTCAGTTTACCGCAGGTCGTGGTCCTGCTGAATGTACTTGGGTAGTAGCAAAAGTTTTAAAGGTTTTTATAAAAAATGCTATAGAGAATAAAATTAGCTATGAAGTTCTTTACAAAGAACAAGGAGTTGAAAATGGAACGGTGCAATCCGTTTCCATTCAACTCAAGGGAAAAGAATTATCGGCATTTTTAAAAAACTGGTTAGGCACTATTCAATGGATTGGAAAATCGACATTTAGAAAATACCACAAACGTAAAAATTGGTTTATAGGCTGTTTTGAATTGGAATGCACAAGTGAATTAACACTTGCTGAAAAAGACATCGAATTTCAAGCGATTAGAAGTTCAGGTCCAGGCGGACAACATGCAAACAAGGTAAGTTCTGCAATTAGAGCAAAACATCGTTTAACAGGAGTTCAAGTATTGGTTTCAGAAAGTCGTTCGCAACATCAAAACAAAAAAATAGCCATTCAACGTTTAAAGAATTTGGTTGTTGTATATCATATTGAACAATTAAAAAATGCGGTTAGGCAAGAGTGGGAAAACCATTTGAATTTAGAAAGAGGAAACCCAATTCAAGTATTTAAAGGAACCGATTTTAAACATCAGAAAAAGAAAAAAATACCCTATAAATCTAAACGAAATCAATTGAAGAAAGATTTACGTAAAGAATTAGAATAACAAAGAACTCGTCATTACGATGAACGAAACAAAGAAAGATGAAAACATTAGCAAACAATTACATATTTAAAGCATTAGATGCTTTTCCATATGATTTAGAAGAAGCTATGGAAGCTTTGACGTATGCATTGGCATATGAAGAAAAAAATGTGATGGCTTTGTGTTTAATGGGACGCATATATGCAGAACATTTATGTGATTTTGAACAAGCGAAACAATATTATACGGAAGCCTTAGCCGAAAACATCAATGCGTTTCATGTATATCCAAATTATATCAATGTCTTATTATGGAATGAAGATCACAATGAAGCAGAGCGATTAATCGATTTTGCATTGACCTTAAAAGGAGCCGATAAAGGAGTGTTGCATGTTGCAAAGGCACAATTGTATGAGCAAAAAGAAAGCTATAAAAAAGCATTAAAGTTTTTAAAGGAAGCAAAGAAGTATACCTATAATGAAAGTTATATGTATACGATTAAAGAGCATATTTCAAGAGTAGAAGACAAGATTCCTAAGAAAAAGAAGCAAAAAAGTAAAAAAAAGGAGAACAAGAAATGCTATGGCTAGAAATAATAAATTGGGTAGTGAATATACCAAGATGAAAAGGAGAGAATTTCGAGTAAAATGTAAAAGAATCTTAAGGTTAAGAAAGAAGGGGATTTTTATAGAATTTCCTTTGTATAGGAAAACAATGAATTGGGATTGGTAATTCTATACAAAAACTCCAAGAGGGAAAATTGCTAAAAAAAGCCTCATTATAACAAGGCGTATAATGAGGCATTCATAAAAGCTCTTTGAATAGAAAAAATGAAAAAAAATGAATAAGAATAAAATAATTGTAATAGATATAGAAGCTACTTGTTGGGATGGAAAAATTCCACCAGGGCAAGTAAGTGAAATTATAGAATTTGGTATTTGTGTTTTAGATACTGAATCTGGAGAAATAGAAAAGAATAAAGGAATTTTAGTAAAACCAGAACGCTCTGAAGTAAGTTCATTTTGTACAGAGCTTACTACAATAACTCAAGACTTACTAGATAAAGAAGGTGTTTCATTTGAAGAAGCCTGTAATCAATTACGAAAAACATACAATTCAAAAGAATATGTTTGGGCGAGCTATGGTTTATATGATTTGAAAATGATTAAAAACCAATGTAACATCAGAAACATTGAGTACCCTTTATCACAAGAACATATAAATGTAAAAGAGTTGTTTAGAGAAGTAAAAGGAATGTCTAGAAAAGTAGGAATGAAAGGGGCTTTAGCTATACTAAATATACCTTTAGAAGGAACACACCATAGAGGTGTAGATGATGCAAAAAATATTGCAAAGGTTTTGCATTGGAGCTTAAAAAACAAAAAGGAAGCTGAACGTATTTAAAAATTGATTACTATTGTACTCACAAATGAAATTAGATTTTATACATATCAGTAAACAATTAGAACTTTGTTCGTATGGAACTTGCCCGGATATTGGCAAGACGGATGCTATGTATACTAATTTCAAGAATTATAATCGGTAGAAATTGATAAAAAGAGATACAAATACAAGCGTCCAATGTAAATTGGACGCTTTTTTTATGAAAAAAATTAAAAGGAAAAATGTTAGACT
The sequence above is a segment of the Tenacibaculum sp. 190130A14a genome. Coding sequences within it:
- the prfH gene encoding peptide chain release factor H, yielding METKVIQFTAGRGPAECTWVVAKVLKVFIKNAIENKISYEVLYKEQGVENGTVQSVSIQLKGKELSAFLKNWLGTIQWIGKSTFRKYHKRKNWFIGCFELECTSELTLAEKDIEFQAIRSSGPGGQHANKVSSAIRAKHRLTGVQVLVSESRSQHQNKKIAIQRLKNLVVVYHIEQLKNAVRQEWENHLNLERGNPIQVFKGTDFKHQKKKKIPYKSKRNQLKKDLRKELE
- a CDS encoding PcfJ domain-containing protein produces the protein MKKNWNINKVQKEERSFLNLVDKKYQEFNMPTRYKGTIDSMLQEFFSKTSRKRHVWKREVFKRLLVHLYNQKCYGLLRNYNSVEVLHNISSFGNRIARTIEDWERKSLHKEEQLRSLIRHCFTIYETPRFLESSFFGAEKKYMLWYVQLGKGKSVKELSQMPVNLTSKMAHEFRNAPAYFLVDEALRYAQAIGYGASREKAKMISSSRLSIIRANEEVFWASVVHFFVRQENLKKDELDLVIDYITFKYREDKSFSMKNRTLDALVNSTREWHRTVYENEKEEVLYWKSSGIKPLYVEEIENGKKVIYKTIELLNSMQLYDEGFEMQHCVGEYDHDCKVKNCTIFSLQKIVEGASIERLATIEVRLPEYEIAQAKAKFNDVPDKKSFELIDTWIDNSQVKARKKMDYERQYYVNDGVVENIQSNSENQGAIIAAVKIILWLLYILMKMAATS
- a CDS encoding DUF434 domain-containing protein yields the protein MPKNRGKEGKDNKLFGQAFMQRKMKEAVNDMSFLLERGYGESSSCELVGNRYKLSKRQQQAIKGMAAGNTAVKNREEKLLFKENLKNKEIIIDGFNQVILLESMLSSAYLFKGKDTAYRDLSSLHGTYKSVSQTSKAVEMIGDLLHRFEVAKVIWCFDKPVSNSGRMKTKLLALAEEKQYNWEVILENNPDKVIANSNYVAITSDAWILDRVTNWYNLMDDVIPEEYQFLISC
- a CDS encoding 3'-5' exonuclease, translated to MNKNKIIVIDIEATCWDGKIPPGQVSEIIEFGICVLDTESGEIEKNKGILVKPERSEVSSFCTELTTITQDLLDKEGVSFEEACNQLRKTYNSKEYVWASYGLYDLKMIKNQCNIRNIEYPLSQEHINVKELFREVKGMSRKVGMKGALAILNIPLEGTHHRGVDDAKNIAKVLHWSLKNKKEAERI
- a CDS encoding RtcB family protein — its product is MGKKLKGKDLINLGFPKNNSINIALGQINRYRKKEKKERILEEAKDVLLHPEKYQGNAIWGKVAEGLTKPVEVKKHQLRNTRAPFSIYGENEIDEQAKYQLYDALKLPIAVQGALMPDAHSGYGLPIGGVLATENAVIPYGVGLDIGCRMALSIFPMKASYLKGKQHQMENILKEHTKFGMYETHAKKQDHEIFERREFQDIPLVKKLKMKAYNQLGTSGGGNHFVEFGIVNISDENNEFNVPVGEYVGLLTHSGSRALGANIAKHYTYLASKQCPLPKNVQHLAWLDMDTHDGQEYWLAMNLAGDYAKACHDNIHKRIAKLLGIKPLTMIENHHNFAWKEKVNGEERIVHRKGATPANKGALGIIPGSMTAPGYIVRGLGNQESLQSASHGAGRKHSRRKCKEKFTKSDIKHQLKMNGVSLIGGGVDEAPMAYKNIKKVMGNQQELVEVVGTFTPKIVRMDK
- a CDS encoding S26 family signal peptidase, with protein sequence MNWKIQKLNNGEIIISKEPGNSMLPILKSKQPVKLKPISWEECEVGDIVYCKVRGNCFTHLVKGKNNKRGLLIGNNHGRINGWTKNVYGIVVEILPMP